In Nitrospinota bacterium, the following proteins share a genomic window:
- a CDS encoding DUF3179 domain-containing protein: MTAKKRSLIILLLCAALGLALAVASAAWGQNLRGFAMHNGFDLTYSLVPREEILSGGPPKDGIPALTSPRFLKAGQAGYLFDDDLVVGVVFNEEARAYPLRILVWHENVNDVVGGLPIAVTYCPLCNSAFVFDRRVGGAVREFGVSGLLWNSNVLLYDRQPDDRAESLWSQVKMAAVAGPAAQAGLRMRLLPSELTTWREWVERHPASNVLSDQTGYRRNYGVSPYGSYFATDRLMFPVRAGQPRPERFRNKEPMVLVQAGEALKAYAVRDVAAAAGDNGWVEDTVGRKRLRLTYLEAGDTVRVETLSGEGEQTPVAYAFWFALSSMLPEVEVYEPPAASGAVANKGPSSPSTSLAQE; the protein is encoded by the coding sequence ATGACCGCCAAGAAGCGCTCGTTGATTATTTTATTGCTGTGCGCCGCCCTGGGGCTCGCTCTCGCCGTGGCCTCGGCCGCCTGGGGGCAGAACCTCCGGGGATTTGCAATGCACAACGGCTTCGACCTCACCTATAGCTTGGTCCCCCGCGAAGAGATTCTTTCGGGCGGCCCGCCGAAGGACGGCATTCCGGCCCTCACCAGCCCCCGCTTCCTCAAGGCCGGCCAGGCCGGCTACCTCTTTGACGACGATCTGGTCGTCGGGGTGGTCTTCAACGAGGAAGCCCGGGCCTATCCGCTTCGCATTCTGGTCTGGCACGAAAACGTCAACGATGTGGTGGGCGGCTTACCCATCGCAGTCACCTACTGCCCGCTTTGTAACTCGGCCTTCGTCTTCGACCGTAGGGTCGGCGGAGCCGTCCGGGAGTTCGGGGTAAGCGGGCTCCTTTGGAACTCCAACGTGTTGCTCTACGACCGCCAGCCAGACGACCGCGCCGAAAGCCTGTGGAGCCAGGTTAAGATGGCCGCGGTGGCGGGGCCCGCCGCTCAAGCGGGCTTGCGGATGAGGTTATTGCCGTCGGAGCTAACCACATGGCGAGAGTGGGTGGAGCGTCATCCAGCCTCCAATGTGCTTTCAGACCAGACAGGCTATCGTCGAAACTACGGAGTCTCGCCGTACGGCTCCTACTTCGCCACCGACCGGCTAATGTTCCCCGTCAGGGCGGGCCAGCCGCGCCCCGAGCGGTTTCGCAACAAGGAGCCCATGGTCCTCGTCCAGGCAGGAGAGGCGCTTAAGGCCTACGCCGTCCGTGACGTGGCGGCGGCAGCCGGGGATAACGGGTGGGTCGAAGATACCGTGGGCCGGAAGCGGCTTCGCCTAACCTATCTGGAAGCAGGCGACACCGTACGGGTCGAGACTCTCTCCGGCGAAGGTGAGCAGACGCCCGTGGCCTACGCCTTCTGGTTCGCCCTGAGCTCGATGCTGCCGGAGGTCGAGGTCTACGAGCCCCCCGCGGCGTCCGGGGCCGTGGCAAACAAGGGTCCCTCATCGCCATCGACCAGTCTGGCCCAAGAATGA
- a CDS encoding TVP38/TMEM64 family protein, whose amino-acid sequence MTGEEPTTARPSAPSHHVHASGWWRPVGLVGLIVAILLLSKFFGLGERLGAVRDWIGTLGAWGPAVFVLIYVAATVAAVPGSVLTVGAGALFGSILGVVLVSVASTLGASLAFLVARYFARDAAARWFSSNEKFRRLDRLTEEHGAIIVALTRLTPIFPFNLLNYGFGLTRVPFSTYVFWSWLCMLPGTVLYVVGADALARGLSQGRLPWGLVGALAGAGVVLALLIRYARRTLQAKETDTVAEAASAKVEPSHHA is encoded by the coding sequence ATGACAGGGGAGGAGCCCACTACGGCTCGGCCCTCGGCCCCGAGCCATCACGTCCATGCCTCCGGCTGGTGGCGGCCGGTTGGGCTTGTAGGGCTCATCGTCGCCATCCTGCTGCTTTCGAAGTTCTTCGGGCTCGGCGAGCGGCTGGGCGCCGTGCGCGACTGGATTGGCACGCTGGGGGCCTGGGGCCCCGCGGTTTTTGTTTTGATCTACGTTGCGGCGACCGTGGCGGCCGTGCCGGGCTCGGTCCTGACGGTGGGCGCGGGAGCCCTATTCGGCTCCATCCTGGGGGTCGTCCTGGTCAGTGTGGCCTCCACCCTGGGGGCCAGCCTCGCCTTTTTGGTCGCCCGATACTTCGCCAGAGACGCCGCCGCTAGGTGGTTCTCTAGCAACGAAAAGTTCCGTCGGCTCGATAGGCTCACCGAAGAGCACGGGGCGATAATCGTGGCGTTGACGCGGCTCACCCCCATCTTTCCCTTCAATCTGCTCAATTACGGTTTCGGACTCACCCGGGTGCCGTTCTCGACCTACGTCTTCTGGTCCTGGCTCTGCATGCTGCCGGGCACCGTGCTCTACGTCGTCGGGGCCGACGCCCTGGCCCGGGGTCTCTCCCAAGGCCGCCTCCCCTGGGGACTGGTCGGGGCGCTCGCGGGGGCTGGAGTGGTCCTGGCCCTCCTGATCCGCTACGCCCGCCGAACCCTTCAGGCGAAGGAAACAGATACGGTGGCCGAGGCCGCTTCCGCCAAGGTGGAGCCCTCCCACCATGCATGA
- a CDS encoding mercuric reductase has protein sequence MHDVPDVPPHDEHNAALVANVHPPDWKNPEPAPRYNLVVIGAGTAGLVTAAGASLLGAKVALVERHLLGGDCLNTGCVPSKSIIRSARSFADVHDAHRFGVRVPEGTDVDFGAVMERMRRIRSRISAHDSARRFKEEFGVDIFLGGARFAGPETVEVEGTPLRFKRAVIATGARPVEPPIDGLHEAGYLTNETVFSLTERPGRLLVVGGGPLGCELAQAFRRLGSEVILVEMAPQVLIREDPDAAQVLTEALARDGVSIKLNTVVGKVVLSGSEKLIHLEGVGGEEVVTVDEILLSAGRAPNVEGLNLEAVGVRYDTKGGVVVNDHLQTTNGRIYAAGDVCMAYRFTHAADAAARIVIQNSLFLGRKRLSGLTIPWCTYTDPEIARVGLNEEEARQRGVPVETFVRPLADVDRAITDGDEEGFVKIHVKRGSDTILGATIVARHAGEMISQVTLAMVGKVGLKTLSNVIHPYPTQAEAIRQAADAYQRGRLTPRLKRFLSRWLTWRR, from the coding sequence ATGCATGATGTCCCGGACGTCCCTCCCCACGATGAGCACAACGCCGCTCTGGTGGCCAACGTCCACCCCCCCGACTGGAAGAACCCTGAGCCTGCGCCGCGCTACAACTTAGTCGTCATTGGAGCGGGGACAGCAGGCCTGGTGACCGCCGCGGGGGCGTCTCTCCTGGGAGCCAAGGTCGCCCTCGTGGAGCGGCACCTCTTGGGGGGAGACTGCCTGAACACGGGATGCGTGCCCTCGAAAAGCATCATCCGCTCCGCGCGCTCCTTTGCCGACGTCCACGACGCCCACCGCTTCGGCGTTCGCGTCCCCGAGGGCACGGATGTCGATTTTGGCGCCGTCATGGAGCGGATGCGCCGCATCCGAAGTCGGATCAGCGCTCACGACTCAGCCCGGCGGTTTAAAGAAGAGTTTGGTGTGGACATCTTTCTGGGCGGTGCCCGGTTCGCGGGGCCTGAGACGGTCGAGGTCGAAGGCACTCCGCTGCGTTTCAAAAGAGCCGTCATCGCCACGGGGGCTCGGCCCGTTGAGCCGCCCATTGATGGCCTCCACGAAGCCGGCTACCTCACCAACGAGACCGTCTTCTCTCTAACGGAGCGGCCGGGCCGCCTGCTGGTGGTCGGTGGAGGCCCCTTGGGATGCGAGCTGGCACAGGCCTTCCGCCGATTGGGCTCCGAGGTGATCCTCGTGGAGATGGCCCCGCAGGTGCTCATCCGCGAGGACCCCGACGCGGCCCAGGTTCTGACCGAGGCATTGGCACGGGATGGGGTCTCGATCAAGTTAAATACGGTTGTTGGGAAGGTGGTCCTATCAGGCTCCGAGAAGCTCATCCACCTGGAGGGCGTCGGGGGCGAGGAGGTAGTCACGGTTGATGAGATTCTCCTCAGTGCCGGGCGCGCGCCCAACGTCGAGGGCCTCAACCTCGAGGCCGTCGGGGTCCGCTACGATACGAAAGGCGGTGTGGTGGTCAACGACCACCTCCAGACTACCAACGGTCGCATCTACGCCGCAGGCGACGTCTGCATGGCCTACAGGTTCACCCACGCCGCCGACGCGGCCGCGCGCATCGTCATCCAAAACTCACTGTTTCTCGGGCGAAAGAGACTGAGCGGACTGACCATTCCCTGGTGCACCTACACTGACCCGGAGATTGCCCGCGTGGGGTTGAACGAAGAGGAGGCCCGCCAGCGGGGTGTCCCGGTCGAGACGTTCGTCAGGCCCCTTGCAGATGTGGACCGGGCCATCACCGACGGCGATGAAGAGGGGTTCGTCAAAATTCACGTCAAGCGAGGCTCCGACACAATTCTCGGCGCCACAATCGTCGCCCGTCACGCGGGCGAGATGATCAGCCAGGTCACCCTGGCGATGGTTGGCAAGGTGGGTCTGAAGACCCTCTCCAACGTCATCCATCCCTACCCGACCCAGGCCGAGGCCATCAGGCAGGCGGCAGACGCCTACCAGAGAGGCCGCCTCACCCCCCGCCTCAAGAGGTTTTTGAGCCGATGGCTTACCTGGAGGCGATAG